In a single window of the Salirhabdus salicampi genome:
- the pth gene encoding aminoacyl-tRNA hydrolase, protein MKCIIGLGNPGAKYEQTRHNIGFMVIDELAKRHGWELNKTKFHAHYAIEQLNGEKVILVKPMTYMNLSGEAVRPLMEFYDLDVVDIVVIYDDLDLPPGKIRLRQKGGHGGHNGIRNIIDQLNTKQFNRVRVGIGRPETPMPVPNYVLGKFSDEQMPQVKESIQRSADACEHWLHKSFLEVMNDFNS, encoded by the coding sequence ATGAAATGTATTATTGGACTTGGTAATCCAGGGGCTAAATATGAACAGACAAGACATAATATTGGTTTTATGGTAATTGATGAACTTGCGAAACGGCACGGCTGGGAATTAAATAAAACAAAGTTTCACGCCCATTATGCTATCGAACAACTAAATGGAGAAAAAGTTATTTTAGTGAAACCGATGACTTATATGAATTTATCAGGAGAAGCAGTTCGACCACTCATGGAGTTTTACGATTTAGATGTAGTTGATATTGTTGTCATTTATGATGACCTTGATTTGCCCCCAGGCAAAATTCGTCTGCGGCAAAAAGGGGGACATGGAGGACACAATGGCATACGTAACATCATTGATCAATTAAATACGAAACAATTTAATAGGGTGCGGGTTGGAATTGGAAGGCCAGAAACACCGATGCCTGTACCGAATTATGTACTAGGGAAATTTTCCGATGAACAAATGCCGCAAGTAAAAGAAAGTATTCAACGGAGTGCAGATGCCTGTGAGCATTGGTTGCATAAATCGTTTTTAGAAGTGATGAATGATTTTAATTCGTAG
- the spoVT gene encoding stage V sporulation protein T, translating into MKATGIVRRIDDLGRVVVPKEIRRTLRIREGDPLEIFVDREGEVILKKYSPINELGDFAKEYADALFDSLGHTVLISDRDEFIAVAGGRKKEFLNKKISTQIEKTMDERTVKMEKNEQTIEVTDGREETFSSYVMAPIVANGDPVGCVIMISNDKNMDDAEKKAVETAAGFLARQMD; encoded by the coding sequence ATGAAGGCAACAGGAATTGTTCGTCGCATCGATGATTTAGGAAGGGTTGTTGTTCCAAAAGAGATTCGCAGAACGTTGCGTATTCGTGAAGGAGATCCTCTAGAAATATTTGTAGACCGAGAAGGCGAGGTTATACTTAAAAAATATTCACCAATTAATGAACTAGGGGATTTTGCGAAAGAATATGCGGATGCCTTGTTTGATTCATTAGGTCATACAGTGCTTATTTCAGATCGTGATGAATTTATTGCTGTGGCTGGGGGACGAAAAAAGGAATTTTTAAATAAAAAAATTAGTACGCAAATTGAAAAAACAATGGATGAACGTACCGTTAAAATGGAGAAAAATGAACAAACAATTGAAGTTACAGACGGTAGGGAAGAAACGTTCTCCTCATATGTAATGGCACCGATCGTGGCAAACGGTGACCCTGTCGGTTGTGTCATTATGATTTCTAACGATAAAAATATGGATGATGCCGAGAAAAAGGCAGTAGAAACAGCAGCCGGATTTTTAGCGAGACAAATGGATTAA
- a CDS encoding anti-sigma-F factor Fin family protein, with protein sequence MAVVYSCRYCGNTVGEIQEPVVEEQQLGLDRLTNEERLEMVEYNGNGDIEIKTICEHCHEALNRNPEYHELDNFLQ encoded by the coding sequence ATGGCCGTTGTCTACAGTTGCCGTTACTGTGGTAACACCGTCGGTGAAATTCAAGAACCTGTTGTAGAAGAACAACAGTTAGGATTAGATAGATTAACAAATGAAGAACGTTTAGAAATGGTTGAGTATAATGGAAATGGAGATATTGAGATTAAGACGATTTGTGAACATTGCCATGAAGCGTTAAACCGAAATCCAGAGTATCATGAGTTAGACAATTTTTTACAGTAA
- a CDS encoding 50S ribosomal protein L25/general stress protein Ctc, with the protein MVATIKATERKDLTRSATRELRLQGLIPAVVYGKGKEPSTLAVNTIELLKTVRDEGKNAVFSLKVEGKKPLDVMLYDYQQDSIKDELLHADFYQVDMSSDVDVEVAINLKGDTTSGGGVLQQTLHQLHVRAKPNKIPDEITIDISSLEIGDSITVGDIKPDQGYEILDDAETTIVTVLPPQNEKVEEEGEEGAEAPAEESGAGNENNDEG; encoded by the coding sequence ATGGTAGCAACCATTAAAGCAACAGAAAGAAAGGACTTAACACGCTCTGCAACTAGAGAATTACGACTCCAAGGCTTAATACCAGCTGTGGTATATGGTAAAGGGAAGGAACCTTCAACATTAGCTGTTAACACAATTGAATTGTTAAAGACAGTACGTGATGAAGGGAAGAATGCAGTATTTTCTCTTAAAGTAGAAGGAAAAAAGCCCCTTGATGTCATGCTTTACGACTATCAACAAGATTCCATCAAAGATGAACTTCTTCATGCTGATTTTTATCAAGTAGATATGTCTTCTGATGTAGATGTAGAAGTAGCCATCAATCTAAAAGGAGATACTACGTCTGGCGGAGGTGTACTACAACAAACACTTCACCAGTTGCATGTACGAGCAAAGCCAAACAAGATACCCGATGAAATTACGATTGATATAAGCAGTCTTGAAATTGGTGACAGCATTACAGTAGGAGACATTAAGCCAGACCAAGGGTATGAAATACTAGACGATGCAGAAACAACAATTGTTACGGTTTTACCTCCTCAAAACGAAAAGGTTGAAGAGGAAGGGGAAGAAGGAGCAGAAGCACCTGCTGAAGAATCAGGAGCGGGCAACGAGAATAACGATGAAGGATAA
- the spoVG gene encoding septation regulator SpoVG, producing the protein MEVTDVRLRRVNTDGRMRAIASITLDQEFVVHDIRVIDGNNGLFVAMPSKRTPDGEFRDIAHPINSDTRAKIQDAVLAEYHRAGEENVEYEEAGAS; encoded by the coding sequence ATGGAAGTGACAGACGTAAGATTACGCCGCGTAAACACAGACGGAAGAATGCGTGCAATTGCATCTATTACCTTGGACCAAGAGTTCGTTGTTCATGATATCCGCGTGATTGATGGAAACAACGGTTTGTTCGTCGCTATGCCGAGCAAACGTACTCCTGATGGTGAGTTCAGAGATATTGCACACCCGATCAATTCCGACACCCGTGCGAAGATTCAAGATGCGGTTTTAGCAGAGTATCACCGTGCCGGAGAGGAAAATGTCGAGTATGAAGAAGCTGGTGCTTCTTAA
- a CDS encoding small, acid-soluble spore protein, alpha/beta type translates to MGRRRGVMSDQFKEELAKDLGFYDTVQKEGWGGIRARDAGNMTKRAIEIAEEHLSKGRS, encoded by the coding sequence ATGGGTAGACGTAGAGGTGTTATGTCAGACCAATTTAAAGAGGAACTAGCTAAGGATTTAGGTTTTTACGACACTGTCCAGAAAGAAGGATGGGGCGGCATTCGTGCGAGAGATGCAGGTAATATGACGAAACGAGCGATTGAAATAGCGGAAGAACATCTAAGTAAGGGCAGATCTTAA
- a CDS encoding ribose-phosphate diphosphokinase, with protein sequence MPNQYADPSLKVFSLNSNPKLAEKIAQNIGTELGKCSVTTFSDGEIQINIEESIRGCDVYVIQSTCQPVNDHILELLIMIDALKRASARTINVVIPYYGYARQDRKARSREPITSKLVANLLQTAGATRLITLDLHAPQIQGFFDVPIDHLLGVPILADYFESKGLEDIVIVSPDHGGVTRARKMADILKAPIAIIDKRRPRPNVAEVMNIVGNIEGKTAILIDDIIDTAGTITLAANALIENGAKDVYACCTHPVLSGPAIERIDHSKIKELVVTDSIPLTDDKRIDKVTQLSVGPLIGEAIRRVHELKSISVLFD encoded by the coding sequence ATGCCCAACCAATATGCAGATCCTTCACTAAAGGTGTTTTCTTTAAACTCTAATCCGAAGCTGGCAGAAAAAATTGCTCAAAACATTGGTACGGAGTTAGGAAAATGTTCTGTTACAACGTTTAGTGATGGTGAAATCCAAATTAATATCGAGGAAAGTATTCGAGGTTGTGACGTTTATGTTATTCAATCAACATGCCAGCCTGTAAATGATCATATCTTGGAATTACTGATTATGATTGATGCCCTAAAACGTGCATCAGCAAGAACAATTAACGTTGTTATACCTTATTATGGTTATGCTCGACAAGATCGGAAAGCTAGGTCTCGTGAGCCGATTACATCAAAGCTTGTAGCGAACTTATTACAAACTGCTGGTGCGACCAGACTTATTACATTAGACCTACATGCACCGCAAATCCAAGGTTTCTTTGATGTTCCGATTGATCATTTATTAGGTGTTCCTATCTTAGCCGATTACTTTGAAAGCAAAGGCTTAGAAGACATTGTCATCGTTTCACCAGATCACGGTGGAGTGACACGTGCAAGAAAAATGGCTGATATATTAAAAGCACCAATTGCTATTATCGATAAGCGCAGGCCAAGACCAAATGTAGCGGAAGTTATGAATATTGTAGGGAACATAGAAGGAAAAACGGCTATTTTAATAGATGACATAATCGATACTGCAGGAACCATTACATTAGCCGCTAATGCTCTTATTGAAAATGGAGCAAAGGATGTCTACGCTTGCTGTACACACCCGGTTTTATCTGGGCCAGCTATTGAGCGAATTGATCACTCGAAAATTAAAGAATTAGTTGTAACGGACTCGATTCCGTTAACAGACGATAAACGTATTGATAAAGTTACACAATTATCGGTTGGGCCTTTAATTGGTGAGGCAATTCGAAGAGTCCATGAATTGAAATCTATAAGCGTTCTATTTGATTAA
- the ispE gene encoding 4-(cytidine 5'-diphospho)-2-C-methyl-D-erythritol kinase: MLLEKAPAKINLSLDVLYKRDDGFHEIEMVMTTIDLSDHIELTPLKENVIKIISENRYVPNDSRNLAFQAAAKFKERFQIKKGVAIKINKQVPVAAGLAGGSSDAAAVLRGLNKMWQLQKPFEQLASIGAEIGSDVPFCIYGGTALAKGRGERLTELTPPPSCWVVLAKPSIGVSTKTVYEQLNLQHVQHPNTEEMVQSLKHEDYDRMCNHMGNVLESVTCKLHPEILQLKEHMRRAGADSVLMSGSGPTVFGLTRQETRAERIYNSLRGFCQEVYVVRMLGKPLELA, translated from the coding sequence ATGCTTCTGGAAAAGGCTCCAGCAAAAATTAATTTATCGTTAGATGTATTATATAAGCGAGATGATGGGTTCCATGAAATTGAAATGGTTATGACAACAATCGATTTGTCTGACCATATTGAATTGACTCCACTAAAGGAGAATGTTATTAAAATTATTTCGGAAAACCGTTACGTTCCCAACGACAGCCGGAACTTGGCCTTTCAAGCAGCTGCAAAATTCAAGGAACGTTTTCAAATTAAAAAGGGTGTAGCAATCAAAATTAATAAACAAGTTCCTGTTGCAGCCGGTTTAGCTGGGGGAAGTAGCGACGCTGCTGCAGTATTACGTGGCTTAAATAAAATGTGGCAATTACAAAAGCCCTTTGAACAGCTTGCGTCGATTGGAGCTGAAATCGGGTCAGATGTACCTTTCTGTATTTATGGTGGAACAGCTTTAGCGAAAGGGAGAGGGGAACGATTAACGGAACTGACCCCCCCTCCATCTTGCTGGGTTGTACTAGCCAAACCCTCAATCGGTGTTTCAACGAAAACGGTTTATGAACAGTTGAATCTGCAACATGTTCAACATCCTAATACAGAAGAAATGGTACAGTCCTTGAAACACGAAGATTACGACCGCATGTGTAACCATATGGGGAATGTCCTTGAATCGGTTACATGCAAACTACACCCAGAAATTTTACAGTTGAAAGAACATATGAGACGTGCAGGCGCAGACAGTGTCCTTATGAGTGGAAGTGGCCCAACGGTGTTCGGCTTAACCCGTCAGGAAACTAGAGCTGAGCGTATTTACAATAGCCTAAGAGGTTTTTGTCAAGAGGTATACGTAGTAAGAATGTTAGGAAAGCCATTAGAGCTTGCGTAA
- the purR gene encoding pur operon repressor, whose protein sequence is MKRSERLVAMTNYLLDHPQVLVPLPYFTKEFDAAKSSISEDLDIVNDMFQKQGIGFLETVQGAAGGIKYIPKYSDKNSKAFIDHICNRIEDPDRLLPGGYLYMSDLLGDPETIRNIGKIFATAFAQKGVEYIVTVATKGIPLAYATAQIMNVPVIIVRRDPKVTEGSTVSINYVSGSSKKIQTMVLAKRSLPEGSNVCIIDDFMKAGGTINGMKSLLAEFNANVSGIGVLAEAEDEDEDRVVDDYISLIQIKDVDIKNRKIEVLKGNYFQN, encoded by the coding sequence ATGAAAAGAAGTGAACGGCTTGTTGCGATGACGAACTATTTGCTAGACCATCCACAAGTATTAGTTCCTTTACCGTATTTTACGAAGGAATTTGATGCAGCAAAATCATCTATTAGTGAAGATTTAGATATTGTAAATGATATGTTTCAAAAGCAAGGAATTGGTTTTTTAGAAACTGTTCAAGGAGCTGCCGGTGGAATAAAATATATTCCGAAATACTCGGATAAAAATAGTAAGGCATTTATCGATCATATATGTAATAGAATTGAAGATCCTGACCGTTTACTTCCTGGTGGTTACTTATATATGAGCGATTTGTTGGGTGACCCAGAGACAATTCGTAATATCGGGAAAATATTTGCGACAGCCTTTGCGCAAAAAGGTGTGGAATACATCGTAACTGTTGCCACGAAAGGTATACCTCTTGCATATGCCACCGCTCAAATTATGAATGTACCTGTTATCATTGTTCGCCGTGACCCTAAAGTTACAGAAGGGTCTACTGTTAGTATTAATTACGTATCGGGGTCTTCCAAAAAAATTCAGACAATGGTATTAGCAAAGAGAAGTCTGCCTGAAGGGTCAAATGTTTGTATCATTGATGACTTTATGAAGGCTGGAGGTACAATTAACGGGATGAAAAGTTTGTTGGCAGAGTTTAATGCTAACGTATCGGGGATTGGAGTGCTTGCGGAAGCTGAAGATGAGGACGAAGACAGAGTAGTGGATGACTATATCTCTTTAATTCAAATCAAAGATGTTGATATAAAGAACCGCAAAATTGAAGTGTTAAAAGGGAATTACTTTCAAAATTAA
- the mfd gene encoding transcription-repair coupling factor encodes MQGLKNYLLEQEDIETIVTGYASGMQEQLVAGLTGAARSVLISLLQQSLHKPLFIITHQLTQAQKLYEDLLELSSDAPVYLYPVNELMASEIATASPEMRSQRIDSLNRWVKEGNGIFIAPIAACKRILPPPSRWREAQLSFEVGTEIPYEDYLQTLVELGYKREDMVMSPGDFSMRGGIIDIYPLTEENPVRIEMFDEEVESIRYFDSNNQRSLDELNRVVVGPAEEMLLTEEDVTKGVHQLENLLQQTVKKTTDKSLRELFLENIEHDIDRLQSGERFTEMYKYISLFYEEPASLVDYLPKDGLIVFDEMSRIQETVQQLDREEGEWIQSLLEQQKVVRDMSMSFDWHQLQDKMQHSKLYLSVFLRHIPNTQPENIVNFSSRVMQQFHGQMNLLKNELDRWKTGGFSVLIVAPTRKRMEKIQAVLEDYGMESDIKSGDVQLPVTVPSIIKGSISSGFEMPMYRIAVLTEAELFNKKAKRPKRKQKISNAERIKSYQELKVGDYVVHANHGIGKYIGIETLEMNGVHKDYMLINYSGDDKLFVPIDQIDLVQKYVGSEGKEPKIYKLGGSEWKKVKRRVQSSVEDIAEDLIKLYAEREAARGHQYSKDTEMQREFEAAFPYQETEDQIRCIEEIKHDMERPQPMDRLLCGDVGYGKTEVAIRAAFKAVMDEKQVAVLVPTTILAQQHYETFIERFKEFGLNVGLLSRFRTRKQQKETLENLEKGLVDVVIGTHRVLSSDVKFKDLGLLIVDEEQRFGVKHKEKIKQLKTNVDVLTLTATPIPRTLHMSMLGVRDLSVIETPPENRFPIQTYVLEYNPIFIREAIERELARGGQVFFLYNRVENIERVAGEIDQLVEGARVTYAHGQMSEAQLESVMFDFLEGQSDVLVSTTIIETGVDIPNVNTLIVYDADKMGLSQLYQLRGRVGRSNRVAYAYFTYQKDKVLTEVAEKRLQAIKEFTELGSGFKIAMRDLSIRGAGNILGAEQHGFIDSVGFDMYSQMLTDAIEAKKQGKDYEEVKPFQVEMNLDIDAYIPSFYIKDEKQKIDMYKRFQAVQKMDEIYDIKEELLDRFGNYPEEVENLLKVSRIKIYAKREKIESINEQNKKIELLMEESESKRIDGEKLFQITEDYHRIVRLGTENNQLKITFQFDRRNHSQRYDVLETFLAKLENTKNA; translated from the coding sequence TTGCAAGGATTAAAGAATTATTTATTAGAACAGGAAGATATAGAAACAATCGTAACGGGCTATGCGTCAGGCATGCAGGAACAACTTGTGGCTGGTTTAACTGGTGCAGCTAGAAGTGTGCTCATTTCTCTATTACAGCAATCATTACATAAACCTCTATTTATTATTACTCACCAATTAACACAGGCACAGAAATTATATGAAGACCTTTTGGAATTAAGCTCAGACGCACCTGTTTACTTGTATCCCGTAAATGAACTAATGGCTTCAGAAATCGCTACTGCTAGTCCCGAAATGCGAAGTCAGCGGATAGATTCCCTTAATCGCTGGGTGAAAGAAGGGAATGGAATCTTTATCGCCCCTATCGCTGCATGTAAGCGGATATTGCCGCCTCCTAGCAGATGGAGGGAGGCACAGTTATCGTTTGAGGTAGGAACGGAAATTCCATATGAAGATTATTTACAAACATTAGTAGAGCTAGGATACAAGCGGGAAGATATGGTCATGTCTCCTGGTGATTTTAGTATGCGTGGAGGCATAATTGATATCTATCCTTTGACGGAGGAAAACCCTGTTAGGATTGAAATGTTTGATGAAGAAGTAGAATCTATACGTTATTTTGATTCAAATAATCAACGCTCATTGGATGAACTTAATAGGGTTGTTGTGGGTCCGGCAGAAGAGATGTTACTAACTGAGGAGGATGTAACAAAAGGTGTTCATCAATTAGAAAACTTGTTACAACAAACAGTCAAAAAAACTACGGATAAATCATTACGGGAATTATTTTTGGAGAATATAGAACATGATATCGACCGCTTACAAAGCGGTGAGCGTTTTACCGAAATGTACAAATACATTTCCTTATTTTATGAAGAACCTGCTAGTTTAGTAGACTATCTCCCTAAAGATGGTCTAATTGTCTTTGATGAGATGAGTCGAATTCAAGAAACAGTCCAACAGTTGGATCGAGAAGAAGGGGAATGGATTCAAAGCCTATTAGAACAACAAAAAGTTGTAAGAGATATGTCAATGTCATTTGATTGGCATCAATTACAAGATAAAATGCAACATTCGAAGTTATATTTATCTGTGTTTTTGCGTCATATACCGAATACTCAACCGGAGAATATCGTCAATTTTTCATCTCGGGTAATGCAACAGTTCCATGGGCAAATGAATTTATTAAAGAATGAATTAGATCGTTGGAAAACAGGTGGATTTTCAGTACTAATTGTAGCACCAACGAGAAAACGAATGGAAAAGATACAGGCTGTGTTAGAAGATTACGGCATGGAATCAGATATAAAGTCGGGCGATGTACAACTACCTGTAACTGTTCCTTCTATCATCAAAGGAAGTATTAGTAGTGGTTTTGAAATGCCGATGTATCGAATTGCTGTTTTGACGGAAGCTGAACTGTTTAATAAAAAGGCGAAGCGTCCAAAACGAAAACAAAAAATATCCAATGCGGAAAGAATTAAAAGTTACCAAGAATTAAAAGTTGGTGACTATGTTGTACACGCAAATCATGGTATTGGTAAGTATATTGGCATAGAGACGCTGGAAATGAATGGTGTTCATAAAGACTATATGCTTATTAATTACTCTGGCGATGACAAATTATTTGTCCCAATTGACCAAATAGACTTAGTACAAAAATATGTAGGATCTGAAGGAAAAGAGCCGAAAATCTATAAGCTAGGTGGCAGTGAGTGGAAGAAGGTAAAACGACGTGTTCAGTCATCAGTAGAGGATATCGCCGAAGATTTAATTAAACTGTATGCGGAACGTGAGGCCGCAAGAGGTCATCAATACTCCAAAGACACTGAAATGCAAAGGGAGTTTGAAGCAGCCTTTCCTTATCAAGAAACGGAGGATCAAATTCGTTGTATTGAAGAGATTAAACATGATATGGAACGCCCTCAACCAATGGATCGGTTATTATGTGGGGACGTTGGTTACGGAAAAACAGAAGTTGCTATACGTGCTGCATTCAAAGCGGTAATGGATGAGAAGCAAGTAGCGGTTCTTGTGCCAACAACAATCTTAGCTCAACAGCACTATGAAACGTTTATAGAACGTTTTAAGGAATTTGGATTAAACGTAGGTCTATTGAGCCGCTTTCGAACGAGAAAACAACAAAAAGAAACGTTGGAGAACTTGGAAAAGGGTTTAGTTGATGTTGTTATCGGAACGCATCGAGTATTATCTTCCGACGTGAAATTTAAAGACTTAGGACTATTAATCGTAGATGAAGAACAACGTTTTGGGGTAAAACATAAAGAAAAAATTAAGCAGTTAAAAACGAATGTTGATGTACTGACACTAACGGCGACTCCAATTCCGAGAACGTTACATATGTCAATGCTCGGTGTTCGGGATTTGTCCGTAATTGAAACACCACCGGAAAACAGGTTTCCAATCCAGACATATGTGTTAGAGTACAACCCCATTTTCATTCGGGAAGCAATTGAACGTGAGTTAGCTCGAGGTGGTCAAGTCTTCTTCTTATATAATCGGGTCGAGAACATTGAGCGAGTGGCAGGAGAAATTGATCAGTTAGTGGAAGGAGCAAGGGTTACCTATGCTCACGGCCAAATGAGTGAAGCACAGTTGGAAAGTGTTATGTTTGATTTTTTAGAAGGCCAATCTGACGTGCTAGTAAGCACAACGATCATCGAAACCGGTGTAGATATTCCGAATGTAAATACGTTAATTGTTTATGATGCAGATAAAATGGGACTTAGTCAGTTGTATCAACTGCGCGGGCGTGTTGGGCGTTCCAACCGAGTGGCTTATGCTTACTTTACGTACCAAAAGGATAAAGTATTAACCGAGGTTGCCGAAAAGCGATTGCAAGCAATCAAGGAATTTACCGAACTCGGCTCTGGATTTAAAATTGCTATGCGTGATTTATCTATTAGAGGTGCGGGGAATATATTAGGTGCAGAACAACATGGATTTATTGATTCCGTTGGTTTTGATATGTATTCCCAAATGTTAACCGATGCAATTGAAGCAAAAAAACAAGGGAAAGATTATGAAGAGGTTAAACCATTCCAAGTGGAAATGAATTTAGATATTGATGCATATATTCCTTCCTTTTATATAAAAGATGAAAAGCAGAAGATTGATATGTACAAACGATTCCAAGCAGTACAAAAGATGGACGAAATCTATGACATCAAAGAGGAATTGTTAGACCGTTTTGGGAATTATCCAGAAGAGGTTGAAAACTTACTGAAGGTTTCACGTATCAAAATTTATGCTAAAAGAGAAAAAATCGAATCGATTAATGAGCAAAATAAGAAGATTGAACTTCTCATGGAGGAAAGTGAAAGTAAAAGGATTGATGGAGAAAAACTGTTTCAAATTACAGAAGATTATCATCGAATCGTACGACTTGGCACGGAAAACAATCAGTTGAAGATTACGTTCCAGTTTGATCGGAGAAATCACAGCCAAAGATATGATGTACTTGAAACGTTCCTTGCTAAGTTAGAAAATACAAAAAATGCCTAA
- the glmU gene encoding bifunctional UDP-N-acetylglucosamine diphosphorylase/glucosamine-1-phosphate N-acetyltransferase GlmU: protein MSNRYAVILAAGQGTRMKSSLYKVLHPVCGKPMVQHVVDQLIDINLSEIYTIVGHGAEKVQEQLGNQTQFVLQEEQLGTGHAVMQASSSLSGKKGTTVVICGDTPLLTSNTLESLIQQHENENAKVTVLTAQPEDPTGYGRVVRNSNDEVEKIVEHKDANKDERKISEINTGTYCFDNEALFESLNHVSNDNVQGEYYLPDVIEILKSQGEKISAYITPNFEETLGVNDRVALSKAEAIMRKRINREHMKNGVTFIDPDNTYIGPDVKIDQDVIIYPGTTITGDAKIGTGAEIGPNSEIKDSEIGHNTVIKQSVVHDSQVGDKVQIGPFAHIRPLSEIKDEVKVGNFVEVKKSSMGQGSKASHLSYIGDAEVGKDVNIGCGAITVNYDGKNKYKTIIEEGSFIGCNANLIAPVKVEKGAYVAAGSTITKNVPEKALSIARSRQTNKEGYVDKLKK from the coding sequence ATGTCAAATCGTTATGCAGTTATATTAGCAGCTGGTCAAGGTACGAGAATGAAGTCCTCCCTTTACAAAGTACTTCATCCTGTATGCGGAAAGCCTATGGTTCAACATGTGGTAGATCAATTAATAGATATTAATTTATCAGAAATCTATACAATTGTTGGACACGGAGCAGAAAAAGTCCAGGAGCAATTAGGCAATCAAACACAGTTTGTTCTGCAAGAAGAACAATTAGGTACTGGTCATGCAGTAATGCAAGCAAGTTCTTCATTAAGTGGAAAAAAGGGAACAACGGTCGTAATATGTGGTGATACCCCATTGCTTACTTCGAATACGTTGGAGTCTTTGATACAACAACATGAGAACGAAAATGCCAAAGTAACAGTACTAACTGCACAGCCAGAAGATCCAACAGGATATGGAAGGGTTGTTCGAAACAGTAATGACGAAGTAGAAAAAATTGTTGAGCATAAAGATGCCAATAAGGACGAGCGAAAAATTAGCGAAATTAATACGGGAACATATTGCTTTGACAATGAAGCATTATTTGAGTCGTTAAACCACGTTTCTAATGATAATGTTCAAGGTGAGTACTATTTACCGGATGTTATAGAAATACTAAAAAGCCAAGGGGAAAAAATTAGTGCTTATATAACACCGAATTTTGAGGAAACACTTGGAGTAAATGATCGTGTAGCCCTGTCAAAAGCAGAGGCTATAATGCGAAAAAGAATTAATCGCGAACATATGAAAAACGGAGTCACATTCATTGATCCAGATAACACATATATTGGACCAGATGTGAAGATTGACCAAGACGTTATCATCTATCCTGGAACGACGATAACAGGAGATGCAAAAATCGGAACAGGAGCAGAGATTGGTCCAAACAGTGAAATTAAAGATAGTGAAATTGGGCATAACACAGTCATTAAGCAAAGTGTTGTACATGATAGCCAAGTAGGAGATAAAGTACAAATTGGTCCATTTGCACATATAAGGCCTCTTTCTGAGATTAAAGATGAAGTGAAAGTGGGTAACTTTGTAGAAGTGAAAAAATCCTCCATGGGCCAAGGGAGTAAAGCATCACATTTAAGTTACATAGGCGATGCAGAGGTCGGTAAGGATGTAAACATAGGCTGTGGAGCCATAACGGTCAATTATGATGGAAAAAATAAATATAAAACCATCATAGAGGAGGGGTCATTTATTGGTTGCAATGCTAACTTAATTGCTCCTGTTAAGGTTGAAAAGGGAGCATATGTTGCAGCGGGGTCAACCATAACAAAGAATGTACCCGAAAAGGCGTTGTCGATAGCACGTTCCCGACAGACAAATAAAGAGGGATATGTTGATAAACTAAAAAAATAA